A genomic stretch from Glycine soja cultivar W05 unplaced genomic scaffold, ASM419377v2 tig00104178_1_pilon_502608_766094, whole genome shotgun sequence includes:
- the LOC114404478 gene encoding receptor-like protein EIX1 gives MNAFLCNDQDKPMQLEFLNLASNNLLGEIPDCWMNWTFLVDVNLQSNHFVGNLPLSMGSLAELQSLQIRNNTLSRIFPTSLKKNNKLISLDLGENNLSGTIPIWIEEKFLNMKILCLQSNSFAGHIPNEICQMSILQVLDHAQNYPPGNIPSCFSNLSAMTLMNRSPYPLISSYALNITEYSLRLGIVSVLLWLKGRGDEYKNILDFITNIDLSSNKLLGEIPREITDLNGSNFLNLSKNLLIGHIPQGIANMRSLHSIDFSRNQLSGEIPPTISNLSFLCMLDLSYNHLKGKIPTATQLQTFDASSFICNNLCGPPLPINCSSNGKTHSYEGSDGHWFFVSMTMDLLWDSG, from the coding sequence ATGAATGCTTTTTTATGCAACGATCAGGACAAGCCAATGCAATTAGAATTTCTGAATCTTGCATCAAATAATTTGTTAGGAGAAATACCTGATTGCTGGATGAATTGGACATTTCTTGTGGATGTAAATTTACAAAGCAACCATTTTGTTGGGAACTTACCCCTATCCATGGGTTCCTTGGCAGAGCTACAGTCTTTACAAATTCGTAACAACACACTCTCAAGAATATTTCCTACCAGTTTGAAGaagaataataaattgatatcCTTGGATCTTGGAGAAAATAATCTTTCAGGAACTATTCCAATATGGATCGAAGAAAAGTTCTTAAATATGAAAATCCTCTGCCTTCAATCAAACAGTTTTGCCGGTCACATTCCAAATGAAATATGTCAGATGAGTATTCTTCAGGTTTTAGACCATGCACAAAACTATCCGCCTGGCAATATACCTAGCTGTTTCAGTAACTTAAGTGCCATGACACTGATGAACCGAAGTCCATATCCCCTTATCTCTTcttatgcattaaatattacaGAATACTCTTTGAGATTAGGTATAGTTAGTGTGCTACTATGGCTTAAAGGAAGAGGAGATGAGTACAAAAACATTCTGGATTTTATAACAAACATTGATCTGTCAAGTAACAAATTATTAGGAGAAATACCTAGAGAAATCACAGATCTAAATGGATCGAACTTTTTGAACTTGTCCAAAAACCTATTGATTGGTCATATTCCACAAGGCATTGCTAATATGAGATCATTACATTCCATTGATTTTTCGAGGAATCAACTTTCTGGAGAAATCCCTCCAACCATTTCTAATTTGAGCTTTTTGTGCATGCTAGACTTGTCTTATAATCATTTGAAGGGAAAAATTCCAACAGCAACTCAATTGCAAACCTTTGATGCCTCCAGCTTTATTTGCAACAATCTATGTGGTCCACCACTGCCCATAAACTGCAGCTCCAATGGGAAAACTCATAGTTATGAAGGAAGTGATGGGCATTGGTTTTTTGTGAGTATGACAATGGATTTGTTGTGGGATTCTGGATAG